In a single window of the Niabella ginsenosidivorans genome:
- the hisC gene encoding histidinol-phosphate transaminase has protein sequence MEFNLDNLVRETIKDLAPYSTARHEFSGEAKVMLDANENAAGSPVTLDINERHEQLNRYPDPIQLKLKERISNIKRIPVDHIFTGNGSDEAIDLLIRIFCEPGFDNIITLPPTYGMYSVAAAINNIKVKEVALDADFQLNIQGIADAIDDYTKIIFICSPNNPSGNSIIRQDIEIILNNFDGIVVVDEAYINYARQKTLSLQLMDYPNLVVLQTLSKAWGLAALRLGMAFAGKEIIRLMNNVKYPYNINIATQELALKALQNVEQVNGWIRDTIAQRELLADALKQMDITRKVYPSDANFLLVQMTGANEIFGYLQQKGIIVRNRSNVPGCEDCLRITIGTEEENHILIEALKAYCEK, from the coding sequence ATGGAATTTAATTTAGACAATTTAGTACGGGAAACTATAAAAGACCTGGCGCCCTACTCCACGGCCCGCCATGAGTTCAGCGGCGAGGCAAAAGTAATGCTGGATGCCAATGAAAATGCAGCCGGCTCACCGGTTACACTGGATATTAACGAACGGCACGAACAGCTAAACCGTTATCCCGATCCCATTCAGCTCAAATTAAAAGAACGCATCAGCAACATCAAACGCATTCCTGTTGATCATATCTTTACCGGTAATGGCAGTGATGAGGCTATTGACCTGCTGATCCGTATTTTCTGTGAGCCGGGTTTTGACAATATTATTACCCTTCCGCCTACATATGGTATGTACAGTGTGGCAGCAGCCATTAATAATATAAAAGTAAAGGAAGTAGCCCTGGATGCGGATTTCCAATTAAACATACAGGGTATTGCAGACGCAATTGACGACTATACCAAGATCATTTTTATTTGCTCACCCAACAATCCAAGCGGCAACAGCATCATTCGCCAGGATATAGAGATCATCCTGAACAATTTCGACGGCATCGTGGTAGTGGATGAAGCGTATATTAACTATGCCCGGCAAAAAACATTATCCCTGCAGTTAATGGACTACCCGAACCTGGTAGTATTGCAAACGCTCTCCAAAGCCTGGGGGCTGGCGGCATTGCGCCTGGGGATGGCATTTGCCGGCAAAGAGATCATCCGGCTGATGAATAATGTGAAATATCCGTATAACATAAATATTGCCACACAGGAACTGGCATTAAAGGCATTGCAAAATGTTGAACAGGTAAACGGATGGATCCGCGATACCATTGCTCAGCGCGAACTGCTGGCGGATGCATTAAAACAAATGGACATTACGCGCAAGGTCTATCCCTCAGATGCCAACTTCCTGCTGGTGCAAATGACCGGGGCCAATGAAATTTTCGGATACCTGCAGCAAAAAGGCATCATTGTGCGGAACCGGAGCAACGTTCCGGGATGTGAAGATTGTTTACGTATTACTATTGGCACCGAAGAGGAAAACCATATTTTAATAGAAGCATTAAAAGCATACTGTGAGAAATAA